A region of the Chryseobacterium cucumeris genome:
AAAGAAGAACTCAGCGATAATAATACTGTTGAGATCGGAAAGATCATCCAGGAAAATGTGCGTTTTTTTGACAATCAGCTGACAGGTCATGAAGCAGACGGAAAAATCGGGACCGGAATTTTTGAAGGGAAAGCCTTTAAAATTGATTATGACAACAACCAGTTTGTGATCTACGACAAAATGCCGGATCTGAAAGACTACCAACCCATCAATATCATTCTGGATCATGAAGGGTTTTATCTTGCTGCAGACAATATCCTTGAAGGCGATCAGCAGCAGGAAACCTATTTTGTTTTACAATCCGGGTTTTCAGGAGCTATTCTTTATAGTAATGAGTTTGCTGAAGAAAAACATCTGGAGAAAAAACTAAAGGTAACAGGAGAAAAAACACTAAAGAATTCTCAAGGTAAAACGTTAACGACCAAACAAGCTGTTCTACCCTATTTCAAATTGGGAAATAGCGTGTTCAAAGATGTTTTCGTAGGATATTTCTCCGGGGAACTGAAAATACAAAATGTAAGTTATCTCGGTGCTGATATGCTTCGCAGATTCATCTGGATCTTTGATGCTGAAAGGAAAATGGCTTACATTAAACCCAGCAAATATTTTTCAGAACCTTATTACAAAATGAATTAGAATATGATAAACACTTTAATGCTAAAAAAGATTATAAAACCCCAAACCGTCGCTGCGCTTTTATTTTTGCCATTGGCTATTGTAAGCTGTAAGAAAGAAGAAAAAAAAACTGTTACCACAGAAACACATCTGACGAATGATTCTGTAAAAACGGTAAAAACTGAAGAGAAAATAGATTATACGGATTTTAATATTTTCAGTCTGTCTGTCATTTCATCCGCAGAAAAAGATTCTGATATGGATATTTTCATTTCTGTTTCGGATATCTATAAGGGAGTACAGCCTGTACCTGAAGCTATTATGAAAAACCAGAAACATATGACTTATGAGGAACGCCAGCATTTTGAACTGGATGCTCCCAGCAGAAAAAAACTGCTTGAAGGAATTCATCTCACAGAAAATGATTCTCTGTACATCTATGAGTATCGTTCTAATCAACTTCAAAAAATGCCAGTCAGCCAATTAAAAGCCGTGGCTTATTTAAGTCCTTATTCCGATGATCAGGATTTAGACCCGGATTCTTATATGATGGGATTCCAGGTAGCCACTCATCAAAAAACAACAGAATACGACCGTTATACTAATGCTATCGCTTATTTTGGGAATAAAAATCCTTTCGTAAACCATAAAATGAAAGCTGTGAAATGGCAAAAAGCTGATGCGGCCAGTTCAGGAAAATATTTTAGTCAGTCCAAACTTACCAAGGGAAAAACCTACCAGGCACAATATGAAAATCTGACCTATTATCTTCAGGATTATCTTGAAGAAGGAAATATCACAGAACGTAAGCTTGCGGTCATCAATGATCGTAAGGAAAAAATTGCGGAAAAGACCTTCAGCCTTGCAGGAAGTGATGGCGGAGAGTTTCTTCCTCTGTATGGAATAGATGCTGATGAAGCCAATGTTTTCCAATATACCGGCCACCTGTTCAAAGGAAAGCCTCCTGTTATTTTTGGATTCATGGCACAGTCGTTTGGCTGTCCTTCCATCAGCTTTTTAGATCAAAAGGAGAAGGATTTCCCGATTAATTGTGATAACAGGCATTAATTCACTGAAAAATTATTCAGATTTCTACCGGAATAATCCATTATACACTCAGTTGTCCATTCCGTAGGAATCTATACTCTTATCATCTAAATAAAAGAAATCGGAATGACAAACTGTGAGGATAGTTCTTTAGAATAAATCTGCTTTAGCCAAAGCTTACTTTAGAATCAAGATATAAAAAACCAAATCTGTTGGTAAACGGATTTGGTTTTTATTTTCAATGCATTATTGCTCAGGATAATAGTTGTCTTTCAGATTCATAAAATAAGTTTCGGGCTCTTTAAAACCATTACTTTTCATAAATTTGATCACTACATTCAGATAGGCCTCTGAAGGAATAAAATCTGTTCCCATCTTTTCGGAAAACTTTTTATAGTCTTCTTCAAGCAGTTTGGGATTTTTGGCAAGTTGTTTTATATCGGTTCTGAAACCTTTGAATATAAACTTTAATGCTTCATAATTTCCGGGATAGGAAACAGTTCCGTGGGTTTCTCCTTCGAAAAAGCTATGTTTATAGTTTAATGATCCGTTTTTTTCTATCATTCCTTTAAATTCTTCAATAGCCTGGGTCATATCGGAGTTCCAGTTTTTCTGCTGTTCTTCATTGTCTGCCTGAGAAACATACAAAGATTTTTTTGCAGGAAAGTTCTTATTCTTTTCCAGATACTCTTTCGTTCTTTTGATGGTTACTTTATTGTCCCACCATAAACTGGGATCATTCGCAACATAAGCATTGAAATAATCCGGATGTAAAAGGAAGGTATTGATCGCAAACAGACCTCCGAAAGAATGGCCTACCAACACTGAATAATCCTGTGTTCTGTAGTTTTTATTAACGAATGGCTTCAATTCTTCCTGCATGAATTTCAGAAAGTCTTCACTTCCGCCACTGTCTGCAAAAAGAGTGACATTAGGGTTTACAGGACTTTTCTTTTCAGACTTTGTCGGGGTAAGATCTCTTGTTCTTTCTGTATTTTTTATGCCTATCACAATACATTCAGGAATGTCGGCATAGGGAGTTCTGGCAATGAAATCCGTTAATCCTGTGTAATATTCAAAATTGATTTCTCCATCCAGAAGATAGATCACCGGATATTTAGCAGGATTGATAGTATTGTCGTTATAGGTTTTAGGAAGATGAATCCAGATTTCTCTGTTTTCGTTTAAAACTTTTGAAAATAGTTTTTGTTTTTCTCCTATCACCAGTTTGTCCTGAGCTTTTCCGGAAGTAAATACTAAAAGTAGTGAGAGGGCAATAATTTTAAACCAGCTGTTCATGGTGCGAATCTTTTCTGTGTTGATGAATGTTCTTAATTTCTTTATTCTTTTTGGGCGATTTGTTTCCTCTGCCCCACCAGATCAGGAATCCGGTAACCGGCAGACTTGTACAGATGATTCCGATAATGAATGTGAATATTTTACCGAACATTCCGCCCCAATACCCTACATGAAGGTCAAAGTTCATGTGC
Encoded here:
- a CDS encoding alpha/beta hydrolase, which produces MNSWFKIIALSLLLVFTSGKAQDKLVIGEKQKLFSKVLNENREIWIHLPKTYNDNTINPAKYPVIYLLDGEINFEYYTGLTDFIARTPYADIPECIVIGIKNTERTRDLTPTKSEKKSPVNPNVTLFADSGGSEDFLKFMQEELKPFVNKNYRTQDYSVLVGHSFGGLFAINTFLLHPDYFNAYVANDPSLWWDNKVTIKRTKEYLEKNKNFPAKKSLYVSQADNEEQQKNWNSDMTQAIEEFKGMIEKNGSLNYKHSFFEGETHGTVSYPGNYEALKFIFKGFRTDIKQLAKNPKLLEEDYKKFSEKMGTDFIPSEAYLNVVIKFMKSNGFKEPETYFMNLKDNYYPEQ